The following are encoded together in the Kiritimatiellia bacterium genome:
- a CDS encoding caspase family protein, whose translation MKPCTKRRALAILAAGGLAGAAAPLRAAPEFTMPAYHALVIGINDYRHHGADGWTDLRTARGDAEAVGDVLEQKYGFEVTRLLDADATRATVLQALDRLVDYTRDDAVLVYFAGHGFYDETLDEGFWIPSDARWRTDGQPAREDWIWNAVLAKMIGASEARHILVIADSCFGGSLFRGAPAGAPSAEVGWYVNALARPSRYLIASGDLEPVADSGGRHSVFSRTLLNALEYPARGWCSASELGMSLRDTVSEMTGQMVRMGPLPGPAHAGGEFVLVEKSMPFEQLAREWLAEALSTGAVWQVAATWSPDRREQMRVLFDTALLDRRGATNTARRLLDRRLAAEPGDPLAALVNDYLRSAEKQRRRDETQALLQRIREGKNAGPREDPPADAPRPRTLAVLPPAPAAGVEEETAWLYETALLAAFREAGDFRVVEREAMEEILRELDLSASDVAAPELRMALGRLFPAGALLVVKLGAASGGDRLTVRMVDTQTSEILAALSEVIPPEDDPLARCRDLAARLARAWSQARP comes from the coding sequence ATGAAGCCATGCACGAAAAGACGGGCCCTGGCGATCCTGGCCGCGGGCGGGCTCGCCGGCGCGGCCGCGCCGCTCCGGGCGGCGCCCGAGTTCACGATGCCCGCGTACCACGCCCTCGTGATCGGCATCAACGACTACCGGCACCACGGGGCGGACGGGTGGACCGACCTGCGCACGGCGCGGGGCGACGCCGAGGCCGTGGGCGACGTCCTGGAACAGAAATACGGGTTCGAGGTGACCCGCCTGCTCGACGCCGACGCCACGCGCGCCACCGTCCTGCAGGCCCTGGACCGGCTGGTGGACTACACGCGGGACGACGCCGTCCTGGTCTATTTCGCCGGCCACGGGTTCTACGACGAGACGCTGGACGAGGGATTCTGGATCCCCTCCGACGCCCGCTGGCGAACGGACGGCCAGCCGGCGCGGGAGGATTGGATCTGGAACGCCGTGCTCGCCAAGATGATCGGCGCCTCCGAGGCGCGGCATATCCTCGTGATCGCGGACTCCTGCTTCGGCGGGTCCCTGTTCCGGGGCGCGCCCGCCGGGGCGCCGTCCGCCGAGGTCGGCTGGTACGTCAACGCGCTCGCCCGCCCTTCGCGTTACCTGATCGCCAGCGGCGACCTGGAGCCGGTGGCCGACAGCGGCGGCCGGCACAGCGTGTTCAGCCGGACGCTCCTCAACGCCCTCGAGTACCCGGCCCGCGGCTGGTGCTCCGCCTCGGAACTCGGGATGTCGCTGCGGGACACGGTCAGCGAGATGACCGGCCAGATGGTGCGGATGGGCCCGCTCCCGGGGCCCGCCCACGCCGGCGGCGAATTCGTACTGGTCGAAAAGTCCATGCCGTTCGAGCAACTGGCCCGCGAGTGGCTGGCGGAGGCGCTTTCGACGGGCGCCGTCTGGCAGGTGGCCGCGACCTGGTCGCCCGACCGGCGCGAGCAGATGCGCGTGTTGTTCGACACCGCCCTCCTCGACCGGCGCGGCGCGACGAACACCGCCCGGCGCCTGCTCGACCGCCGCCTGGCCGCGGAGCCCGGCGACCCGCTCGCCGCGCTGGTGAACGACTACCTGCGCTCCGCGGAAAAGCAAAGGCGCCGCGACGAAACCCAGGCCCTGCTCCAGCGTATCCGGGAAGGAAAAAACGCGGGCCCCCGGGAAGACCCTCCGGCCGACGCCCCCCGGCCGCGCACCCTGGCCGTGCTGCCGCCCGCGCCCGCGGCGGGCGTGGAGGAAGAGACCGCCTGGCTCTATGAAACCGCGCTGCTCGCCGCCTTCCGGGAGGCGGGCGACTTCCGCGTCGTCGAGCGGGAGGCCATGGAGGAGATCCTGCGGGAGCTGGACTTGAGCGCCTCCGACGTCGCCGCACCCGAGCTTCGCATGGCCCTCGGCCGCCTGTTTCCCGCCGGCGCGCTGCTGGTGGTCAAGCTCGGCGCCGCGTCCGGGGGGGACCGCCTTACCGTCCGGATGGTGGACACGCAAACCTCCGAGATCCTCGCGGCGCTGTCGGAGGTC